A window of Haloarcula marismortui ATCC 43049 genomic DNA:
ACAACGGGTTGCAGGCGGCACCACAGGAGGTACGCAGCGCGGACCTGCTGGTCATTTGTACAGACGACAGCAACCCGAACGAACTGCGGAACACAGTTGGACTGGCAAGACGCAACGCAACAGAGGTCGTCGTGTTTATCACGCCGTCAGTGGCCTTCGATACGGACCTCCTCACGGACCTCGATACCGCCTACGAGCGGTATCGGGCCTTCGACCAGTTCCGGCGTGAATTGAACGAAATCGACTCGGTGACGGCCTACGAGGTTGGGTCGCCGGACCAGATTTCGGCGATTCTGTCCGGCAGCCCAGCGAACACAGACCAGCGGGGGTCCGTATGAGTATGGCACTGGCGAGGGGACGGTCGCTTCAATCACTGCCGACCATGCTCGGCCTGCTGGGCATCGTCGCCGCGGCAGGCGGGCTCGTCCTAGGTGGACCGGTATGGCTTGGCCTCGTCGGTGTTGTCCTGGGCGGGCTCTATCTGTCCGGAACAGTCGTTCTCGCGGTCGTGCTGGGACAGATAGCACTCATCGCAGTTGGTGCACCGTCACTGCTATCGCTCGTCCTTGTCGAAGGTGGCCTGTTCCTCGCATTGCTTTCGGTCACTATTGAGACACCCGACAGTCGAGTCGCTGGCAGCCTCGTGGCGCTTGTCGTGCCACTGCTCGGCGGTCTCGCCTGGCTGTCGCTCGGACGCTTGAACCTAGACCCATTCAGGGCCGGGTCCGCCCTCCTCGTTGGGATTGCCATCGTCGGCTATCTGTTCCATCGCTATCTGCTGCTAGAACTCGACATCGTGACTGAAGACGCAGCTTCGGATCGTGAATTCCTATGAGTCAACCCGAGCCCTCGCAACTGGACGCATCAACTGATGACAGCGACCAGCAAACGGATGTTGTACCGGATCGCCAGACACTCGAAGCGGAGCTAGGCGTATTGCGAGAGGAGAACCGCCGGTTACGCGAGTCCTACGCGCATGCAAAGCGGGCAACGTTCAGACGGACCGCATTGGGCTTTTTTGCGGTCGGTGGGCTCTCCCTCATAGCGGCGTTCGTTTTTCCGGCCCTGCAAACTATTTTCATCGCGTTCGGTGGGACCGGTGTGTTCGCCGGCATCGTCACGTTTTATCTCACTCCCGAGCGATTCGTTTCGGCGTCGGTCGGTGACACGGTGTTCGACACGCTAGCCGATGTCGAGCAGCACCTTGTCAGCGAACTGGAACTCCAGACTGAGACGGTGTATGTCCCAACAGCATCCCACCCGGAGATGGCTGCGCGCCTGTTCGTCCCCCAGCACGTCGAGTACGCGGTTCCCGACCCGGAGCAGTTGGGAGAGCTGTTCGTCACGGGCGTCGAAGCGGAGCAAGGTATATCGCTTCCCCCGACCGGTGTCCGGCTATACACCGAGTTCGAGCGAACCCTGTCGGGTGAACTCGATGACGACCCCGATGCAATAGCGACACAGCTGACTGCGGCCCTGTCCGAGCAGTTCGAACTCGTCGACGACACAACAATCGAAATCGGTGGCGAGAACCGAACCGCTTCTATTGCCATCGATAATCCTGCGTTCGGTGACATTCACCGACTAGATCATCCGGTGGTGTCCCTGCTCGCGGTGGGGTTTGCCACGGGCCTTGACAGACCGGTTACCGTCGACACCCGCGATGACGAGCGCTTCAGCGGCGTCGTGACCGTGTCGTGGGACGCACTCGAACAACCATCGGCGCAGTCCAGTGGCACGGCGACTCCGGAACAAGCGACGACCACAATCCCGGAAACCAGCTAACTGCGGTCCGGTCGCTATTCGGAGTCGCGTTTCGTCCCGCCGTCACCGACCGCTGTCTCGACATCCACACTGTGGTCGGTGTCAGACCCCGGCGGCGTTATCGACTGGAGGATTTCCTCGATAACCGCTTCAGCGGTGATCTGGCTCAGTTCGGCGTCGCTGTTCATAATGAGACGATGGCGCAACACCGGGAGCGCCATCTCTTTTACGTCGTCCGGAATGACATACTCACGGCCGTTCAGACGAGCGACCGCTTTCGCTGTATTCTGCAGATCGATTGTCGCCCGCGGTGAGGCGCCGTGAATGACGTTTCGGTGGTCCCGCGTTGCGCCGACGATAGCGAGAATGTACTCCTTGATGCTGTCTTCGATATGTGTCCCAGGGACCACTGTCCGGGCGTCCAGAAGTTCGTCCCGAGAGATGACCTGCGAGATAGAGTCCGCATCAAGCGTCGGATTCGCGTCGAACCGGTCGAGGATTGCGCGCTCATCCTCTGAGTTGGGAATCTCAGTGACGAGTTTCATCTGGAATCGGTCGCGCTGGGCCTCCGGGAGTTTGAACGTCCCTTCCATCTCAAGTGGGTTCATCGTCGCAACGACGGTAAACGGCGTCGGGAGTTCGAGCGTCGACCCTTCGATAGACACCTGCCCCTCCTGCATCGCTTCGAGCAGCGCGCTCTGCGTTTTCGGCGGGGCGCGGTTGATCTCGTCAGCGATGACCAGATTGGTAAACACCGGGCCTTTCTGCAGTTCGAACTCGCCGTTTCGCTGGTGATACACTGTCGTTCCGGTGATATCTGCAGGGAGCAAGTCAGGCGTCATCTGGACCCGAGAGTGCTGGAGATCCGTCGCGTTGGCGATAAGCGTGGCAATTGTGGTTTTTGCGACACCGGGAACCCCCTCTAAAAGCACGTGACCGCGCGTAAGCATTGCGACAGTAATGTGTCGAAGAATCTGCTCGTTACCGATAAGAACTGTTTCCGTCTCCTCTCTGAGACGGTCGTACAGTACCGCCGGATCAGTCATTACGTTGACGGTCGGGCCGCTGTTTAATAACGGCTTCCGTTACTCGCTTTACTTGAGCGGATTCCCAGTCCGGGTGACGGCCGCTAAGGTACTTTTCCACGCCGTCTCGGGACAAGTGCGGGTCCGGCTCGCGGCCGCTGTATTCGCGGAATCGATCCCGAATAGGCTCGTCGAGACGGCGGTCGTACGCGAGTAGCGCCCCGACAAGCACGACGCCACAGAACAGTAACAACGCGTCCGACCGCTGCACGGCGAGGACGGCAGCGGCCACTGGCGGGATACTGCTGGCGTGTGAGTAATCCAGCAGGGCCGTGTCGTGATCGGCGACGAGGTTCCGGACGAACCGTCGGTTGTCACCTCGTTCGAGCATCGCGTTCACGAAGAGACTCGGGTCACTGACGGCGATAACTCGACCGTCGCCGACCAATTCGCTCGTGACGACAGGTCGAGATGCTAACTGCTCCGCACCGTCGAGGTTGGCGTTACCGTTGGTGTCGAGATAGGCGTATTCGGAGGTGTTGACGAGTGGCGTCGCGTTGCCGGCCCTGACAGTCGTGCCGTAGTTGAGGACGACAGTATCGACGCCGGCAGTCTCCGGATAGTCGCCGGCAGGCGTCGCTTCCGGGAGCGAGGAGTTGCGGTAGTAATTTCGGTTGTCGTACACCGGGCGACCGTCAAAACGCGCGTCAGCACCGACGGCAGCGAGCAGGGAATTCCCTTCTGGGCGGTAATCCTCGGCAACGACGAGTGTCCCGCCGCTTCGAACGAACTCCGCGATTCGTGCCCGCTCGCTCGACGAGTACGGCTCCGCCGGCGAGAGAACGACTGCAACCGTTCCGTCCGCGTCACTCGTCGGATACTGACTCACGTTCGTTCCGACGGTTACGTTTGCACCGGCATCAGCTGCGACAGTTCGAAGCTCGCCCGCCCCGTCCCACTGGGAATTATACGCACCGAACGCCGCTGAAGACGTGCTCGCGGCGTAGACGAGCGCGATGACCGTGAGGGCAGTGTAGGTGGCAAGCAGTAGCTGTGGGAGAGTGAGCGACGGGAGCCAGGAATCGTCGGGAGACGGTTCCGATACCATCAGATCAGCCCCGGCGGGAGAATTGCAAGGATACGTTTGATAACCACGTAAGCAAAGCCCACCAGACCGAGCCCGATGAGCCACCAGAGCCGCCGTCGCCAGCGCGGCGACACGGCCTGCGGTGCGACCAGTTCGACAGTAACGAGAAACCCGATCAGCGAGACGACGAAAAACAGCTCCAGTGTCAGCGCATCCAGGAGGGTCAACACGAGGATGGTTCCAAGCACCCACATGAGATGCCCGTAGATGAACTGCTGTCGCTGTCGGGTCGCCATGATACGGCGTTCTTGTCGGTAGACAGTCAAAGTTCCGACCGACGGGCAAGGTTCAGATTCCCACTGGACAAGCTGATCCCTATGCTAGGGACTCGGTCAGTCGTCGCTAGGCTGTCTTTCGTCGACCGACTCGTCGTCGGGCGTCCGCGTTCGGTCACCACTCGGGAGCAACGAGACCGGTGAGGCCGTCAGATACGGCACCGTTGCGACGAGGGCACCGAACAGGGCGAGCGAGACGCCACCGACGAATATCGCTGTGAGGATCGCTGGCGGCGTCCGCGCGGAAAGACGGAAGCCGAAGAAGACGAGCCAGCCAGCCCGCTCCAGCAGCTGTAACGCGAGAACGGACAGGCCAAGCGCGAGACCGGTCGCTGGGATCGCTATCCGGGCGATATCGGCCAGAATCGTCCGCAGGACCCGCCACTGCGTCGCGCCGGTTGAGCGATGGATGCCGATAGCCTGCCGGCGCGCGTGGACCCCCTGTGCGAACGTCGCCGTGGTACTGCCGACGGTACTCAACGCCGAGAGAACGACAAGGACGCCGAGAATCAACTGGACGTTCCCGAACACGCCCTCGACGGAGCGCTCGATTGGCGTTCCGGACGCGTACGACCCGCTGCTTGCCACCGCAGATGCCAGCCGGCGGTCGCCGGTCACCTCGTAGTCCGCCGTGGTGAGGGTGGTCCCGTTGACTGTCATTCGATAGGTGTACGTTCCGGGCTGGCTACGTCCACCGTCCGGGGAGAACCGCGTTTGCGTGACGTTTCCGGGCGGCATATAGACGGTCCGGTTCCGGGAGACACCGGGACCGATGACGCCCACGTTGCGCGTGAGCGGTTCCTGCCATGGGTTTGCGAGCCCGACCCTGAGCGTCGGCGTCGTCAGGACCGAGCCCGATGACGGAGCTATCGACAGCTCCCCGTACAGTTCCCGCTCAGTTCCACGGACGATTTGAATATCGTGTGTCGCCGTCTGGTTTCCGGACCGGGCCGTTATCGTGTAGTTCCCCGGCTCGCGTGGCAGGGGAACAACGGCAACACCGCTCGAGCCAGTTCTGAGCGACGGGCCGTTTACCGTGACGGTGGCGTTCGAAACGCGCTCGCCAGTTTTCGTGACGACAGGGACGGAGAGTCCCGACCCGGGCGGAGCCTGTGAGGGCAACTGGCTCGGAATCTCGATAGCGTTCGGCGAGACGACGGTCACTGGGTGGGTGTACTCCCCGGCAGTAGCGTTTGCGGTCCCCAGCTCCGACGCGGTAACGGAGACAGTACCAGTCCGCTCCTGTCCCGGCGGAACAGCCACTGTCGTTGTTCGCCGGTCGCCCTGATACCGGACTGTGACTTCCCGGTCCGCCCGCTCGTTGCCGACGTTTCGGACGGCGATGGTGAGGGTGACTGTGTCACCTTTTGTGACGCGTCTCGGACCTGACAACCCCGTCACGACAGCGCCCGACTGGTTAGCCGCGACACCGTCGGCATCGTCGATCTCAGACACCGGGCCCTTGACGCGAATCATGTGGACCTGCCCTGGCCCGGTCGCCAAGTCGGCCGCGGAGTCAAGCGGCAGAATGAGCAAGTCATCGAGCGTTCTGGGGGCGTCGTACCGTCCGACGATGGTGACCCGGCGAACCCCAGGCTTGACGCTCCCACTGACGGTCAGTTCGTCACCGACCTCGACATCGAGCGTCTGTGCAAGGTCGCTCCCGATGACGGCCTCGTCGTGTCGCTGTGGTCGCTGGCCTTCGACCAGCGTGGCTCCAGTGACG
This region includes:
- a CDS encoding FtsX-like permease family protein, with amino-acid sequence MGYRNALLFRWSRRDRLTVVVVAVTAAFLIGTVLLLFTAVTYSETFAEPLANSGTVTYHDAEHGPPEPGEDVTVLPTATATTDGTDLRLVGIPPDAPRVLIEGSAQWQEGRLPTLPDGVDGRGPVSQQQTRTVSGSNSTVSLTVVPQQRGTTFLSNQWYATNASTAQRVGVTGYFVINHSPSGTGLGSLPSEGAPLVSALLYVLGGLEQVLWALGIAAAAGGLLVLIVVYNVTRMSVRDRLDAIRVIRSTGASGWRVGLLFTLRAGLLVTTGVVLGYAVGLILIKALVNVAIFVGLPIALDITVTGQSATVVAGVAGIFVLMGLVAGALAAYPAATRPPASLGNRHTRSGQSGQSTLATLRSWVTPTFLSWRSVVPTAATLTVFGITFLLVVSLAGLASPLGGEAGGTGTITEAGAPHPLNSRLDAEYASALSADGTPASPEIIYAQVSDGQPYMAHGAKYDAFANVTGATLVEGQRPQRHDEAVIGSDLAQTLDVEVGDELTVSGSVKPGVRRVTIVGRYDAPRTLDDLLILPLDSAADLATGPGQVHMIRVKGPVSEIDDADGVAANQSGAVVTGLSGPRRVTKGDTVTLTIAVRNVGNERADREVTVRYQGDRRTTTVAVPPGQERTGTVSVTASELGTANATAGEYTHPVTVVSPNAIEIPSQLPSQAPPGSGLSVPVVTKTGERVSNATVTVNGPSLRTGSSGVAVVPLPREPGNYTITARSGNQTATHDIQIVRGTERELYGELSIAPSSGSVLTTPTLRVGLANPWQEPLTRNVGVIGPGVSRNRTVYMPPGNVTQTRFSPDGGRSQPGTYTYRMTVNGTTLTTADYEVTGDRRLASAVASSGSYASGTPIERSVEGVFGNVQLILGVLVVLSALSTVGSTTATFAQGVHARRQAIGIHRSTGATQWRVLRTILADIARIAIPATGLALGLSVLALQLLERAGWLVFFGFRLSARTPPAILTAIFVGGVSLALFGALVATVPYLTASPVSLLPSGDRTRTPDDESVDERQPSDD
- a CDS encoding AAA family ATPase, which encodes MTDPAVLYDRLREETETVLIGNEQILRHITVAMLTRGHVLLEGVPGVAKTTIATLIANATDLQHSRVQMTPDLLPADITGTTVYHQRNGEFELQKGPVFTNLVIADEINRAPPKTQSALLEAMQEGQVSIEGSTLELPTPFTVVATMNPLEMEGTFKLPEAQRDRFQMKLVTEIPNSEDERAILDRFDANPTLDADSISQVISRDELLDARTVVPGTHIEDSIKEYILAIVGATRDHRNVIHGASPRATIDLQNTAKAVARLNGREYVIPDDVKEMALPVLRHRLIMNSDAELSQITAEAVIEEILQSITPPGSDTDHSVDVETAVGDGGTKRDSE
- a CDS encoding DUF4350 domain-containing protein, with translation MVSEPSPDDSWLPSLTLPQLLLATYTALTVIALVYAASTSSAAFGAYNSQWDGAGELRTVAADAGANVTVGTNVSQYPTSDADGTVAVVLSPAEPYSSSERARIAEFVRSGGTLVVAEDYRPEGNSLLAAVGADARFDGRPVYDNRNYYRNSSLPEATPAGDYPETAGVDTVVLNYGTTVRAGNATPLVNTSEYAYLDTNGNANLDGAEQLASRPVVTSELVGDGRVIAVSDPSLFVNAMLERGDNRRFVRNLVADHDTALLDYSHASSIPPVAAAVLAVQRSDALLLFCGVVLVGALLAYDRRLDEPIRDRFREYSGREPDPHLSRDGVEKYLSGRHPDWESAQVKRVTEAVIKQRPDRQRND